In the genome of Myxococcus stipitatus, one region contains:
- a CDS encoding TetR/AcrR family transcriptional regulator, whose product MNRPSTSPDRSGPVTPRGQRTRAKLLKAAESVFGEKGYESASIADITRKSGVALGTFYVYFPDKQSIFIEVVDDLGTRLRRLIGESTSRCDNRMDVEREGLRTFFQFVRQHPNLYRVVRQAEFVDTDCYRRYYDRFAKGYVTGLSNAMDAGEVRRMDPETLAYCLMGIGDFLGMRWVLWEEDPGLERVLDTAMSLIRHGLDSSPAPAARNGVKATSKATAAASKASKTPKKNTLRPARRPARSARS is encoded by the coding sequence ATGAATCGGCCTTCAACTTCTCCAGACCGCTCCGGACCCGTCACCCCGCGAGGACAGCGGACGCGTGCGAAGCTGCTGAAGGCCGCGGAGTCGGTCTTCGGAGAGAAGGGCTACGAGAGCGCGTCCATCGCGGACATCACCCGCAAGAGCGGCGTGGCACTCGGCACGTTCTACGTCTACTTCCCCGACAAGCAGTCCATCTTCATCGAAGTCGTCGACGACCTGGGCACGCGCCTGCGCCGCCTCATCGGTGAGTCCACCTCCCGCTGCGACAACCGCATGGACGTGGAGCGCGAGGGCCTGCGCACCTTCTTCCAGTTTGTCCGCCAGCACCCCAACCTCTACCGCGTCGTGCGCCAGGCCGAGTTCGTCGACACCGACTGCTACCGCCGCTACTACGACCGCTTCGCCAAGGGCTACGTCACCGGCCTCTCCAACGCCATGGACGCGGGCGAGGTGCGCCGCATGGACCCGGAGACGCTCGCCTACTGCCTCATGGGCATCGGCGACTTCCTCGGCATGCGCTGGGTGCTGTGGGAGGAGGACCCGGGCCTGGAGCGCGTGCTCGACACCGCGATGAGCCTCATCCGCCACGGCCTGGACTCCAGCCCCGCCCCCGCTGCCCGCAACGGCGTGAAGGCCACCTCCAAGGCCACCGCCGCCGCGTCCAAGGCCTCCAAGACACCGAAGAAGAACACGCTGCGTCCCGCGCGCCGTCCCGCGCGGAGCGCCCGGAGCTGA
- a CDS encoding alpha/beta hydrolase has translation MSSSRAFTALLVAAGLSSAGCVRSYASESALSFKDLDYSTEGTKQPWPVHRVALPDVSARYGLGTALHVSYVDLPAASPEAKTVVFVHGLGSYLKFWRAQLDVFHAQGYRVIAVDLPGYGKSDKPATFPYTMEAMADVVHELTRVLGVEKPVLMGHSMGGQTSLSYAIRYPESLGALVLVSPAGFEKFTWKEKAWFARVMSADFIKYAPEANIWGSVRQANFMHWRPELEWLIEERVRLSKTPEFDAYAYANVRTVRGLAHNDFVRDNLGHVTVPTLIVYGTDDRLIPNPFLHGGETRDIMEFGASNIPSASLAPMKGCGHTVQLDCPAAFNEVALAFVKDPASARPFVEKAREDKTPKPGEPAPVPGAPGTQPSPMPQQQDAPAPSDGPRP, from the coding sequence ATGAGCTCCTCCCGCGCTTTCACCGCCCTGCTCGTCGCGGCCGGGCTGTCCTCCGCTGGTTGCGTGCGCTCGTATGCCAGTGAGTCCGCGCTGTCCTTCAAGGACCTGGACTACTCCACCGAGGGCACGAAGCAGCCCTGGCCCGTGCACCGCGTGGCGCTGCCGGACGTGTCCGCCCGCTACGGCCTGGGCACCGCGCTGCATGTCTCGTACGTGGACCTGCCCGCCGCGTCGCCGGAGGCGAAGACGGTGGTCTTCGTGCACGGCCTGGGCTCCTACCTGAAGTTCTGGCGCGCGCAGCTGGATGTCTTTCATGCGCAGGGCTACCGCGTCATCGCGGTGGACCTGCCGGGCTATGGCAAGTCCGACAAGCCGGCCACGTTCCCGTACACCATGGAGGCCATGGCGGACGTGGTGCATGAGCTGACGCGGGTGCTCGGCGTGGAGAAGCCCGTCCTCATGGGCCACTCCATGGGCGGGCAGACGTCGCTGTCGTATGCCATCCGCTACCCGGAGTCGCTCGGCGCGCTGGTGCTGGTGTCTCCGGCCGGCTTCGAGAAGTTCACGTGGAAGGAGAAGGCGTGGTTCGCGCGGGTGATGAGCGCGGACTTCATCAAGTACGCGCCGGAGGCGAACATCTGGGGCAGCGTGCGTCAGGCCAACTTCATGCACTGGCGGCCCGAGCTCGAGTGGCTCATCGAGGAGCGGGTGCGGCTGTCGAAGACGCCCGAGTTCGACGCCTACGCCTACGCCAACGTCCGCACCGTGCGGGGCCTGGCCCACAACGACTTCGTGCGCGACAACCTGGGCCACGTCACCGTGCCCACGCTCATCGTCTACGGGACGGATGACCGGCTCATCCCCAACCCGTTCCTCCACGGCGGCGAGACGCGCGACATCATGGAATTCGGTGCGTCCAACATCCCCTCCGCGTCGCTGGCGCCGATGAAGGGCTGTGGCCACACCGTGCAGCTCGACTGCCCGGCGGCCTTCAATGAGGTGGCGCTCGCGTTCGTGAAGGACCCGGCCTCGGCGCGGCCCTTCGTGGAGAAGGCCCGCGAGGACAAGACGCCGAAGCCGGGCGAGCCCGCGCCCGTGCCCGGTGCGCCGGGCACTCAGCCTTCGCCCATGCCCCAGCAGCAGGACGCGCCGGCGCCCTCGGACGGCCCCCGGCCGTGA
- a CDS encoding response regulator transcription factor, protein MEQLNRTGLEEGTIQVLLVEDDERLARLTTRYLHEHGLVVTVAATGNDALVESQRHVFDIILLDLMLPGRDGLAVCRELRGRTDVPIIMVTARGEEADRVLGLETGADDYLPKPYSSRELLARIRAQVRRARGRTGPPSQPVQTGRLVLDPRNLRATLDGKPLHLTTYEFSLLRVLAERAGRVLSREQLLDLVKGSSDEVFDRSVDVHIFRLRQKLEVDPRNPLLLKTVRGAGYMLALGGEG, encoded by the coding sequence ATGGAGCAGCTCAACCGTACCGGCCTGGAGGAAGGCACCATCCAGGTCCTGCTCGTCGAAGACGACGAGCGACTGGCCCGCCTCACCACGCGATATCTCCATGAGCATGGGCTCGTCGTCACGGTGGCCGCCACGGGCAATGACGCGCTGGTGGAGTCCCAGCGCCACGTCTTCGACATCATCCTCCTGGACCTGATGCTGCCCGGCCGCGACGGGCTCGCCGTCTGCCGCGAGCTGCGCGGCCGCACCGACGTCCCCATCATCATGGTCACCGCGCGCGGCGAGGAGGCGGACCGCGTGCTCGGCCTGGAGACCGGCGCGGATGACTACCTGCCGAAGCCCTACTCCTCGCGGGAGCTGCTCGCGCGCATCCGCGCCCAGGTCCGCCGCGCCCGAGGCCGCACGGGCCCTCCGTCGCAGCCGGTGCAGACGGGGCGCCTGGTGCTGGACCCGCGCAACCTCCGCGCGACGCTGGATGGAAAGCCCCTGCACCTCACGACGTATGAGTTCAGCCTGCTGCGCGTGCTCGCCGAGCGCGCCGGCCGCGTGCTCAGCCGCGAGCAGCTGCTGGACCTGGTGAAGGGCAGCTCCGACGAGGTGTTCGACCGCTCCGTCGACGTGCACATCTTCCGGCTCCGTCAGAAGCTGGAGGTGGACCCGCGCAACCCCCTGCTGCTCAAGACGGTGCGAGGCGCGGGCTACATGCTCGCGTTGGGAGGCGAGGGGTGA
- a CDS encoding long-chain fatty acid--CoA ligase — MPIVHDWLARRAALDPERLALVDATRDGRRISYREWNTSASRTAAWLHHVLGVQRGQRVAVLAHNRVETLDLLFACAKLGAILQPLNWRLSPPELIGILADAEPSVLVYGPELRALVDTVRAHAPSVRHWCCVESAGPGERAFSEREHAPATPLPTLSLEADAPWVLCYTGGSTGLPKAAVLTHGSLTANAANTVVSWGLSSDDVAVLNAPLFHTGGLNVFTLPLVYAGGASVVCKGFDVEQVFDLIHAGHVSLVFGVPTMFIEMQRHPRFDSVDFSRLKLLVSGGAPCPLPVFERFFARGVAFKTGYGLTEAGPNNFWLPPSHVRRKPGFVGVPLFHVEARIEDEQRPGDVGELQLRGPHVCAGYWRRPEETARAFTPDGWLRTGDLALRDEDGCFRIVGRGKDLIISGGENIYPAEVESVLAGHPEVSEVAVIGVPDAKWGETPRAIVVPRAGTTPSAESLLTFCEGRLARYKTPRSVRFVDALPRTSAGKVDRRALASTQGAP, encoded by the coding sequence ATGCCCATCGTCCATGACTGGCTGGCCCGCCGCGCGGCCCTGGACCCTGAACGCCTCGCCCTCGTCGATGCCACCCGGGATGGGCGCCGCATCTCCTATCGCGAGTGGAACACCTCCGCCTCGCGCACCGCCGCCTGGCTGCACCACGTCCTCGGCGTCCAACGCGGCCAGCGCGTCGCCGTCCTCGCCCACAACCGCGTCGAGACCCTCGACCTGCTCTTCGCCTGCGCGAAGCTCGGCGCCATCCTCCAGCCCCTCAACTGGCGCCTCAGCCCGCCAGAGCTCATCGGCATCCTCGCGGACGCGGAGCCCTCCGTCCTCGTCTACGGCCCGGAGCTGCGCGCCCTCGTCGACACCGTGCGCGCCCACGCCCCCTCCGTGCGCCACTGGTGCTGCGTCGAGTCCGCGGGCCCCGGTGAGCGCGCCTTCTCCGAACGAGAGCACGCCCCCGCCACGCCGCTCCCCACCCTGTCGCTCGAGGCCGATGCACCCTGGGTGCTCTGCTACACGGGCGGCAGCACCGGCCTCCCCAAGGCCGCTGTCCTCACGCACGGCTCCCTCACCGCCAACGCCGCCAACACCGTGGTGAGCTGGGGCCTCTCCTCCGACGACGTCGCCGTGCTCAACGCCCCCCTCTTCCACACCGGGGGCCTCAACGTCTTCACCCTGCCGCTCGTCTACGCAGGTGGCGCCTCCGTCGTCTGCAAGGGCTTCGACGTCGAGCAGGTCTTCGACCTCATCCACGCAGGACACGTCAGCCTCGTCTTCGGCGTGCCCACCATGTTCATCGAGATGCAGCGCCACCCGCGCTTCGACTCCGTGGACTTCTCCCGCCTCAAGCTGCTCGTCAGCGGCGGCGCTCCGTGCCCCCTGCCCGTGTTCGAGCGCTTCTTCGCGCGCGGCGTCGCCTTCAAGACCGGCTATGGCCTCACCGAGGCCGGCCCCAACAACTTCTGGCTCCCGCCCTCACACGTGCGACGCAAGCCCGGCTTCGTCGGCGTGCCGCTCTTCCACGTCGAGGCCCGCATCGAGGACGAACAGCGCCCCGGCGATGTCGGCGAGCTCCAACTGCGAGGCCCGCACGTCTGCGCCGGCTACTGGCGCAGACCCGAGGAGACCGCTCGCGCCTTCACCCCCGACGGCTGGCTGCGCACCGGCGACCTGGCCCTGCGCGACGAGGACGGCTGCTTCCGCATCGTGGGCCGCGGCAAGGACCTCATCATCTCCGGCGGCGAGAACATCTACCCCGCCGAGGTGGAGAGCGTCCTCGCGGGCCATCCCGAGGTCTCCGAGGTCGCCGTCATCGGCGTGCCCGACGCGAAGTGGGGCGAGACACCGCGCGCCATCGTCGTCCCCCGCGCCGGCACCACGCCCTCCGCTGAATCCCTGCTCACCTTCTGTGAAGGCAGACTCGCCCGCTACAAGACGCCCCGCTCGGTGCGCTTCGTCGATGCCCTGCCGCGCACCTCGGCGGGCAAGGTGGACCGCCGCGCGTTGGCCTCCACGCAGGGTGCGCCTTGA
- a CDS encoding lipase: MRLQHSLFLMGPLLVGALSGCGPGVEEPTSEPLATVESPVVSTAGLTPHFRSWLTANGYDSYDFVRADLVGGSHGGKASATDTVVNTPVIFIHGNSDKAVGTGTAGQSGWNASIEYFLANGYKPSELYATTWGPADVMQTAVQYHSKTNVMKVRKFIEAVKAYTGATKVDIITHSMGVTLARKALMGGPANDSANGGAYNVGPALTGSVDTFVGIAGANLGLTSCYQTGPSTPTCGSTNGLYPGYLYFGVVLGRSAYLDDLRSLSSYEGDYRYTIYSTADEVIGYGGIVYGQYTSRIPGQTGEKVYSAYPYGHFNSKDLTAAVQYSMVRNHTIP; encoded by the coding sequence ATGCGATTGCAGCATTCGCTGTTCCTCATGGGCCCGTTGCTCGTGGGCGCCCTCTCCGGCTGCGGACCCGGCGTCGAAGAGCCCACGTCCGAGCCGCTCGCCACCGTCGAATCCCCCGTCGTCTCCACCGCGGGCCTCACGCCGCACTTCCGCTCGTGGCTCACCGCCAACGGCTATGACAGCTACGACTTCGTCCGAGCCGACCTCGTCGGTGGCAGTCACGGCGGCAAGGCGAGCGCCACCGACACGGTGGTGAACACGCCGGTCATCTTCATCCACGGCAACTCGGACAAGGCGGTGGGCACCGGCACCGCGGGCCAGTCCGGCTGGAATGCCTCCATCGAGTACTTCCTCGCCAACGGCTACAAGCCCAGCGAGCTGTACGCGACGACGTGGGGCCCGGCCGACGTGATGCAGACGGCGGTCCAGTACCACTCGAAGACGAACGTGATGAAGGTGCGCAAGTTCATCGAGGCCGTGAAGGCGTACACGGGCGCGACCAAGGTCGACATCATCACCCACTCCATGGGCGTGACGCTCGCGCGCAAGGCCCTCATGGGCGGTCCCGCGAATGACTCGGCCAATGGCGGCGCGTACAACGTGGGCCCCGCGCTCACGGGCTCCGTGGACACCTTCGTCGGCATCGCCGGCGCCAACCTGGGCCTCACGTCCTGCTACCAGACGGGCCCGTCCACTCCGACGTGCGGCTCCACCAACGGCCTGTATCCGGGCTACCTCTACTTCGGCGTGGTGCTCGGCCGCTCCGCGTACCTGGACGACCTGCGCTCGCTGAGCAGCTACGAGGGCGACTACCGCTACACCATCTACTCCACGGCCGATGAAGTCATCGGCTACGGCGGCATCGTGTACGGCCAGTACACCTCCCGCATCCCGGGCCAGACGGGCGAGAAGGTGTACTCGGCCTATCCCTACGGGCACTTCAACTCGAAGGACCTGACGGCCGCGGTGCAGTACAGCATGGTGCGCAACCACACCATTCCGTAG
- a CDS encoding medium chain dehydrogenase/reductase family protein: MSARKVVIAKAGGYGQLRIENLNQVSPGAGEVVVATQAIGVNYADCVIRMGLYSSAKEYVGWPITPGFEFSGTVESVGAGVEDLAPGDRVFGVTRFGGYATHVTVPRHQLFALPSKLTLEQAAGFPAVFLTAYFALFELAHPRSGANVLVHSAAGGVGSALLQLGRIAGCRMVGVVGGTHKVEAARALGAEVVIDKSREDLWKAAKAAAPDGYDVVLDANGPSTLRESYRHLGSPGKLVIYGFHSMLPRKGGRPNYAKLAWDWLRTPRFDPLTLTNDNTSVLAFNLSYLFERRDVLEESMARLLSWVEEGKVVSPQVTTFPLDAVAKAHSALESGTTVGKLVLVP; the protein is encoded by the coding sequence ATGAGCGCACGCAAGGTCGTCATCGCGAAGGCAGGTGGGTATGGGCAGCTCCGGATTGAAAACCTGAATCAGGTTTCACCTGGGGCGGGGGAGGTGGTGGTGGCCACCCAGGCCATCGGGGTGAACTATGCGGACTGCGTCATTCGCATGGGCCTGTACTCCTCCGCGAAGGAGTACGTGGGGTGGCCCATCACCCCGGGCTTCGAGTTCTCCGGCACGGTGGAGTCCGTGGGCGCGGGCGTGGAGGACCTGGCCCCGGGGGACCGCGTGTTCGGCGTGACGCGGTTCGGCGGGTACGCGACACACGTCACGGTGCCCAGGCACCAGCTCTTCGCGCTGCCGTCGAAGCTGACCCTGGAGCAGGCCGCGGGGTTCCCCGCCGTGTTCCTGACGGCGTACTTCGCGCTGTTCGAGTTGGCGCATCCCCGGTCGGGGGCGAACGTGCTGGTGCACTCGGCTGCGGGCGGCGTGGGCAGCGCGCTGCTGCAATTGGGTCGCATCGCCGGGTGCCGGATGGTGGGCGTGGTGGGCGGCACGCACAAGGTGGAAGCCGCGCGAGCGCTGGGCGCGGAGGTGGTCATCGACAAGAGCCGCGAGGATTTGTGGAAGGCCGCGAAGGCCGCGGCGCCGGACGGGTATGACGTGGTGCTGGATGCGAATGGACCGTCCACGCTGCGGGAGAGCTACCGGCACCTGGGCTCGCCGGGGAAGCTGGTCATCTATGGCTTCCACTCCATGCTGCCGCGCAAGGGCGGGCGGCCGAACTACGCGAAGCTTGCATGGGATTGGCTCCGGACGCCTCGGTTCGACCCGCTGACGTTGACCAACGACAACACCAGTGTCCTGGCGTTCAACCTGTCCTATCTGTTCGAGCGGCGAGACGTGCTGGAGGAGAGCATGGCGCGGCTCTTGAGCTGGGTGGAGGAGGGCAAGGTCGTCTCGCCTCAGGTCACGACCTTCCCCCTGGATGCTGTCGCGAAAGCGCACAGTGCGCTCGAATCTGGGACGACGGTGGGGAAGCTCGTGCTGGTGCCCTGA
- a CDS encoding ketoacyl-ACP synthase III → MRYAQILSTGRYVPEKVLTNADVEKLLGESVDEWLQQNVGIKQRHVMADSQATSDLCVAAARQALERSGTKPEELDLVIVATDTPDYLSPATSSVVQAKLGAVNAGTYDLNCACAGWVTALDVGSKTIAADDSYRRILVVGAYAMTRYVNWKDKKTCTLFADGAGAVVLGAGDKPGFMGAKLLANGEYHDALGIYTGGTNRPATAETLPLTDGKPAVQFVRKFPATFNTERWPMLLDQLLKKQSQTLDDVKLFVFTQLNLRTIEATMKVLGQPMEKAHYTMDKWGYTGSACIPMTLDDAVVQGKVRRGDLVAFCASGGGLAMASALYRWTA, encoded by the coding sequence ATGCGATACGCGCAGATCCTCTCCACCGGCCGTTACGTCCCCGAGAAGGTCCTCACCAACGCGGACGTCGAGAAGCTCCTCGGCGAGTCCGTGGACGAGTGGCTCCAGCAGAACGTGGGCATCAAGCAGCGCCACGTCATGGCCGACTCCCAGGCCACCAGTGACCTGTGCGTCGCCGCCGCCCGCCAGGCGCTGGAGCGCTCCGGGACGAAGCCGGAGGAGCTGGACCTCGTCATCGTCGCCACCGACACGCCCGACTACCTGAGCCCCGCGACGTCTTCGGTGGTGCAGGCCAAGCTGGGCGCCGTCAACGCCGGCACGTATGACCTCAACTGCGCGTGCGCGGGCTGGGTGACGGCGCTGGACGTGGGCTCCAAGACGATTGCCGCGGACGACAGCTACCGCCGCATCCTCGTCGTGGGCGCGTACGCGATGACGCGCTACGTGAACTGGAAGGACAAGAAGACCTGCACCCTGTTCGCCGACGGCGCGGGCGCGGTGGTGCTGGGCGCGGGCGACAAGCCCGGCTTCATGGGCGCGAAGCTCCTGGCCAATGGCGAGTACCACGACGCGCTCGGCATCTACACGGGCGGGACGAACCGCCCCGCCACCGCGGAGACGCTGCCCCTCACCGACGGCAAGCCGGCCGTGCAGTTCGTCCGCAAGTTCCCCGCGACCTTCAACACCGAGCGCTGGCCCATGCTCCTGGACCAGCTCCTCAAGAAGCAGTCGCAGACGCTGGATGACGTGAAGCTGTTCGTCTTCACCCAGCTCAACCTGCGCACCATCGAGGCCACCATGAAGGTGCTGGGCCAGCCCATGGAGAAGGCCCACTACACGATGGACAAGTGGGGCTACACCGGCTCGGCCTGCATCCCGATGACGCTCGACGACGCCGTCGTCCAGGGCAAGGTGCGGCGCGGTGACCTGGTCGCGTTCTGTGCCAGCGGCGGTGGTCTCGCCATGGCCTCCGCCCTCTATCGCTGGACGGCCTGA
- a CDS encoding TraB/GumN family protein, producing the protein MKRPSFLPLSLLLVAWLGAGCASTPVARKYVPVDSGNAFLWEVKDSRGGVAYLVGSIHMGKPGDLALPAAMEAAFTKSEVLAVEVDTTRTDPTEMQKLVRELGTFPEGQGLSQRLDPSTRALLDRAATRLGISAQGLERLRPWLAGLLLNNLEFQAAGYQQGHGVDRAFLDRAHGIQKQVLELETADGQLRMLAGTPDKLQDLMLRDQLRREQGPAEIVEALTSAWKAGDADGMASLLLEGAKDTTYRPVYERVFFERNVQMAHKLEALLTEPRVHLVVVGAGHVVGPEGIVALLQKKGHTVRQLPRDITP; encoded by the coding sequence ATGAAGCGCCCGTCGTTCCTTCCACTGTCCCTGCTCCTCGTCGCGTGGCTCGGCGCGGGCTGCGCTTCCACGCCCGTTGCGCGGAAGTACGTCCCCGTCGACTCCGGCAACGCCTTCCTGTGGGAAGTGAAGGACTCGCGCGGCGGCGTCGCGTACCTCGTCGGCTCCATCCACATGGGCAAGCCCGGTGACCTGGCCCTCCCCGCCGCCATGGAGGCCGCCTTCACCAAATCCGAGGTCCTCGCCGTCGAGGTCGACACCACCCGCACCGACCCGACCGAGATGCAGAAGCTCGTGCGCGAGCTGGGCACCTTCCCCGAGGGCCAGGGCCTCTCCCAGCGCCTGGACCCGAGCACCCGCGCGCTCCTCGACCGCGCCGCCACGCGACTGGGAATCTCCGCCCAGGGACTCGAGCGGCTGCGCCCCTGGCTCGCGGGCCTGCTGCTCAACAACCTGGAGTTCCAGGCCGCCGGCTACCAGCAAGGCCACGGCGTCGACCGCGCCTTCCTCGACCGCGCCCACGGCATCCAGAAACAGGTGCTGGAGCTGGAGACCGCCGACGGACAGCTCCGCATGCTCGCGGGCACTCCAGACAAGCTCCAGGACCTCATGCTCCGCGACCAGCTCCGCCGCGAGCAGGGCCCCGCGGAAATCGTCGAGGCCCTCACCTCCGCGTGGAAGGCCGGCGACGCGGACGGCATGGCCAGCCTCCTGCTCGAGGGCGCCAAGGACACCACCTACCGCCCCGTCTACGAGCGCGTCTTCTTCGAGCGCAATGTCCAGATGGCCCACAAGCTCGAAGCCCTGCTCACCGAGCCCCGCGTCCACCTGGTCGTCGTCGGCGCCGGACACGTCGTCGGCCCCGAGGGCATCGTCGCCCTCCTCCAGAAGAAGGGCCACACCGTGCGCCAGCTCCCGCGCGACATCACGCCGTAG
- a CDS encoding long-chain fatty acid--CoA ligase, whose amino-acid sequence MFIGDWMGRGALYWPEHVAVVDTAKGASGRFTYRDLNARAEALGGWLRDVAGVKRGDRVGLVAHNGVEYLDVLFACGKLGAIFVPYNWRLHAAELTDLVRAIRPRVLLFGDDFRDAVAQVREHVGDSLHLVSLEPQGLPGATAYTAALAHRSAEPVKNDAVSEEDILCLLFTGGTTGRSKGACISYRMVAWNTLNTLVHEVRPGDVTVTHTPMFHTGGLLVYTVPLLTAGGTVVIMRRWEPEELLALIPREKVSLFFAVPTQYQQLLDSPRFAGTDFSSVRFMTSGGAALPVPLIQAWQAVHAVPFKQGFGMTEFGPGIFSMGPEFAVSKAGSIGRPNYFIAAKLVDDDGREVPTGEVGELVLKGPSMCSGYFEDEAATREAIDADGWFHSGDLARVDADGFFTIAGRKKDMFISGGENVYPLELESVLYEHPAVQLCSVVGVPDAKWGEVGRAFVVLKPGAECSGDALLEHLRGRVARFKVPKRVELVERLPVSAAGKILKRELREAALAADAPR is encoded by the coding sequence ATGTTCATCGGAGACTGGATGGGGCGGGGCGCCCTGTACTGGCCCGAGCACGTCGCGGTGGTGGACACGGCCAAGGGCGCCTCCGGCCGCTTCACCTATCGCGACCTGAACGCACGCGCCGAGGCGCTCGGCGGCTGGCTGCGCGACGTCGCCGGCGTGAAGCGCGGCGACCGCGTGGGCCTGGTCGCCCACAACGGCGTGGAGTACCTGGACGTCCTCTTTGCCTGCGGGAAGCTGGGCGCCATCTTCGTCCCCTACAACTGGCGCCTGCACGCCGCCGAGCTCACCGACCTGGTGCGCGCCATCCGCCCGCGCGTGCTCCTCTTCGGCGACGACTTCCGCGACGCCGTGGCCCAGGTGCGAGAGCACGTGGGCGACTCGCTCCACCTCGTCTCGCTGGAGCCCCAGGGCCTGCCCGGCGCCACCGCGTACACGGCGGCACTCGCGCACCGCTCCGCCGAGCCCGTGAAGAACGACGCGGTGTCCGAGGAGGACATCCTCTGTCTGCTCTTCACCGGCGGCACCACGGGCCGCTCGAAGGGCGCGTGCATCAGCTACCGCATGGTGGCGTGGAACACGCTCAACACGCTGGTGCACGAGGTGCGCCCCGGCGACGTCACGGTGACACACACGCCCATGTTCCACACGGGCGGCCTGCTCGTCTACACGGTGCCGCTGCTCACCGCCGGCGGCACCGTGGTCATCATGCGCCGCTGGGAGCCGGAGGAGCTGCTCGCGCTCATCCCGCGCGAGAAGGTGTCGCTCTTCTTCGCGGTGCCCACGCAGTACCAGCAGCTGCTCGACTCGCCGCGCTTCGCGGGCACGGACTTCTCCTCCGTGCGCTTCATGACCAGCGGGGGCGCGGCGCTGCCGGTGCCGCTCATCCAGGCGTGGCAGGCCGTCCACGCGGTGCCCTTCAAGCAGGGCTTCGGCATGACGGAGTTCGGCCCGGGAATCTTCAGCATGGGGCCCGAGTTCGCGGTGTCGAAGGCGGGCTCCATCGGCCGCCCCAACTACTTCATCGCCGCGAAGCTGGTGGACGACGACGGCCGCGAGGTGCCGACGGGCGAGGTGGGTGAGCTCGTCCTCAAGGGGCCCTCGATGTGCTCGGGCTACTTCGAGGACGAGGCCGCCACGCGCGAGGCCATCGACGCGGACGGCTGGTTCCACTCGGGGGACCTGGCGCGCGTGGACGCGGACGGGTTCTTCACCATCGCCGGTCGCAAGAAGGACATGTTCATCTCCGGCGGAGAGAACGTGTACCCGCTGGAGCTGGAGTCGGTGCTCTACGAGCACCCCGCGGTGCAGCTGTGCTCGGTCGTCGGCGTGCCCGACGCGAAGTGGGGCGAGGTGGGCCGCGCCTTCGTGGTGCTCAAGCCGGGCGCGGAGTGCTCCGGGGACGCGCTGCTCGAGCACCTGCGCGGCCGGGTGGCGCGCTTCAAGGTTCCCAAGCGGGTGGAGTTGGTGGAGCGCCTGCCGGTGTCCGCGGCGGGGAAGATTCTCAAGCGAGAGCTGCGCGAGGCGGCCCTCGCCGCCGACGCACCGCGCTGA